In the Ensifer adhaerens genome, one interval contains:
- a CDS encoding ABC transporter ATP-binding protein, with protein MEDLEVSFAAGTRSQLRAVRGVSFRIARGETVALVGESGSGKSVTAMTIMRLTEYDGAAITGGRVLMRLKDGKVADLATLSEKRVEALRGADISIVFQDPMSSLNPVFTVGDQIAEAVIHHQNKTPEEARQIAVNTLKLVRVPDAERRLDQYPHQLSGGMRQRVMIAIALACRPSLMILDEPTTALDVTIQAQILDLVRALQREIGMSVLFITHDMGVVAEVADRVCVMLKGEIVETGSVYDIFAKPKHAYTRALISAVPRLGSMADKDAPEKFPLLVFEPERQPAEATE; from the coding sequence GTGGAAGACCTTGAGGTTTCCTTCGCGGCCGGCACACGCTCCCAGCTACGCGCGGTGCGGGGCGTCTCCTTCCGCATTGCACGCGGCGAGACCGTCGCGCTGGTCGGCGAGTCCGGATCCGGCAAATCGGTGACTGCCATGACGATCATGCGGCTGACGGAGTATGACGGCGCGGCGATCACCGGCGGACGGGTGCTGATGCGCTTGAAGGACGGCAAGGTCGCCGATCTCGCGACACTGTCGGAAAAGCGGGTCGAAGCCCTCCGCGGCGCGGACATCTCGATCGTGTTCCAGGACCCGATGTCGAGCCTGAACCCGGTCTTTACCGTCGGCGACCAGATTGCCGAAGCGGTGATCCATCACCAGAACAAGACACCCGAGGAAGCGCGCCAGATCGCGGTCAACACCCTCAAGCTGGTGCGCGTGCCCGATGCGGAACGCAGGCTCGACCAGTATCCTCATCAGCTCTCCGGCGGCATGCGCCAGCGCGTCATGATCGCCATCGCGCTTGCCTGCCGCCCGTCACTGATGATCCTCGACGAGCCGACGACCGCGCTCGATGTGACCATTCAGGCGCAGATCCTTGATCTGGTCCGCGCCCTGCAGCGCGAGATCGGCATGTCGGTGCTGTTCATTACCCACGACATGGGTGTCGTCGCGGAGGTCGCCGACCGGGTCTGCGTGATGCTCAAGGGTGAAATCGTCGAGACGGGTTCGGTCTACGACATCTTCGCCAAGCCGAAGCATGCCTATACACGCGCCCTGATTTCCGCCGTGCCGCGCCTCGGCAGCATGGCCGACAAGGATGCGCCGGAAAAATTCCCGCTGCTGGTGTTCGAACCGGAGCGGCAGCCCGCGGAGGCGACCGAATGA
- a CDS encoding ABC transporter ATP-binding protein, producing MNAPAHVTEAPRPLVEVRNLVTRFDLKAGLFGHVSGRVHAVENVSFDIFPGETLALVGESGCGKSTVARSLMQLDRPRSGSIRFDGTELIGAPRPVLARFRREAQMVFQDPFSSLNPRMTIEQSLMDPMRVHKLGSTGDLRARAAELLAKVELSPEHLERYPHAFSGGQRQRICIARALALKPRLIVADEAVASLDVTIQAQVINLLMDLQREMQIALLFISHDMAVVERIAHRVAVMYLGEIVEIGDRRSVFGNPQHPYTRKLLSTVPIADPTRRPEGRQPMSDEIPSAVRAPDFVPRELPMRQISSTHYVRQVATG from the coding sequence ATGAACGCGCCGGCTCATGTGACGGAAGCCCCCCGCCCGCTCGTCGAGGTACGAAACCTGGTGACGCGCTTCGATCTCAAAGCCGGGCTCTTCGGCCACGTCTCCGGCCGGGTGCACGCGGTGGAGAACGTCTCCTTCGACATTTTTCCAGGTGAGACCCTGGCGCTGGTCGGCGAATCCGGCTGCGGCAAGTCGACGGTCGCCCGCTCGCTCATGCAGCTCGATCGGCCGCGCTCGGGCTCCATCCGCTTCGATGGAACCGAGCTGATCGGCGCGCCGCGCCCCGTCCTTGCCCGATTTCGGCGCGAAGCCCAGATGGTGTTCCAGGACCCCTTTTCTTCGCTCAACCCGCGCATGACGATCGAGCAGTCGCTGATGGACCCGATGCGGGTCCACAAGCTGGGTTCGACCGGGGATTTGCGCGCCCGCGCCGCCGAACTTCTTGCAAAGGTCGAGCTTTCGCCTGAGCATCTCGAGCGCTATCCGCATGCATTTTCCGGCGGCCAGCGCCAGCGCATCTGTATCGCCCGGGCGCTCGCGCTCAAGCCGCGTCTCATCGTCGCCGACGAGGCGGTCGCTTCGCTTGACGTGACGATCCAGGCGCAAGTCATCAACCTTCTCATGGACCTGCAGCGCGAGATGCAGATCGCTCTTCTGTTCATCAGCCACGACATGGCGGTGGTCGAGCGCATCGCACACCGCGTTGCGGTCATGTATCTCGGCGAAATCGTCGAGATCGGCGATCGCCGTTCGGTGTTCGGCAATCCGCAGCACCCCTATACCCGCAAGCTGCTATCGACCGTGCCGATTGCCGACCCGACGCGCCGTCCGGAAGGGCGCCAGCCGATGTCCGACGAAATCCCGAGTGCGGTGCGTGCGCCGGACTTCGTGCCTCGCGAACTGCCGATGCGGCAGATCTCATCGACCCACTACGTGCGCCAGGTCGCAACCGGCTGA